GCGCACGACGTCGGCGCCGCGGATCCGGACCTCGAGGAGATCCGTTCTCCCGTTGACCCCAACCTCTTCAATCATCAGCACGCCTGCCGCGGGATCGAGGGACTGTAGAAGGCCCGCATGGCGGACCAGACCACCCGCGTCGGTGCCGCTGGTGGCGGCCGCCACCATGAGGAGAGCACCAGCGACCGCCAGCCGCCCCATAGGTCCATTAGTAATCGATCGGGTCGACCGCTTGTCAAGGGCCAATCCGAGGCGACTGCACGGACGCGGGGTCCGGGCGTTCAGGTCCGCAGCGGCCGTGCAGTCGCTTCCCGACGCGGCCGTCATGCTGCACTCCTCTCGACTGCTCCGGAGCGCGCGCGCGGGGGGTTGAAGCGGCCCCCTATCCGGGCAATAATCGCTGTGCCCGAGTCCGGAAAGGACCTGCAACGCATCCCGAGGGAGGCTGCCGCATGGATCAGGAGCAGAAGAGCGGGTACACGCCGCGGGAGCGCGTCGTCGCGGCCTACAAGGGCGGTTTCGCCGACCGCGTCCCCGCCTACCCCATCGCCGGGGTCTTCGCCGGCTGCCTCGACGGGCTCTCCATCGAGGAGTACTGCACCGATCCCGTGAAGGCCACCCGGGCGATGCTCAACTTCTACGATCGCTACCAGCCCGACATCATGATCGCCTTCAACGACCTGGCCAAGGAGGCCGAGGCCACGGGCTGCCACGTCAAGTACTCCGACTACGTGGTCCCCTCCATCGACCGTCACGTGCTCCAGGACGACAAGGGCCGGCTCGCGCGGATGGAGGTGCCCGACCCCAGGCGCGACGGCCGGATCCCGGCCTTCCTCGAGCAATGCGCGGCGCTGTCGGCGGCGAGGCTCCCGAGCGCGCTGGGCTCCGTGAACGTGGGCCCCTGCACCATCGCCATGCTCATGCGCAACCCGGAGCTGTTCTGCCTCGACACCATCGACGACCCGCCCTTCGTCCACGACCTCATGCGCTTCGCCACGGAGCTGGCCAAGCGGGTCGGGGATGCGGTGCTGGAGACAAAGATCGGGCTCTCCTACTCGGATCCGACGGCCTCCTGCTCCCTCCTCGGCCCCGACACCTACCGCGAGTTCGTCAAGCCCTACCACACGGAGCTGGTGAACTACTTCAGGGCGAAGAAGGTCGGCACCACCCTGCACATCTGCGGGACGACGCACCAGATCCACGCTGACCTGATGGACGCGGGCTTCACGGCCATCACCATCGACCTGGACCAGCAGGCCGACCCCGCGCTCAAGGTCGACCAGCTGGACAAGCTGGTGACCCTCGGCAACCAGCGCGGCGTCGTGGGCATCGGCAACGCGGACGTGACCATCTTCGAGCGCGCGACGCGCGCCGAGATCGAAGCCGAGGTGCGTCGCTGCATCGACACGGTGGGGCGGCGCTCGCGCTTCGTCCTGTCCACCTCGTGCGAGCTGCCCCCGCGCGCCGACCCCGACTGCGTGCAGTGGTTCATGGACGCTGCCCGCGACTACGGCCGCTACGAGCGGATGCTCGACCGGTGATCCCCGGGGTCGGCGTCTCGGTGATGCCGCTGGAGAACCGGCGGGGGACCATCGTCCACCTGGCGACGGAAGCCGAGCGCCTCGGCTACGAAGCCTGCTTCCTCACCGAGACGTGGGCACATGACACGACGGTGCTCCTCGGGGAGCTGGCCGTCCGCACCCGGCGCATCGCCCTCGGCTCAGGCGTGCTCGGGATCTGGGGACGGAGCGCCGGGACGCTGGCCATGGCCGCCGCCACGCTCGACGACCTCTCCGGCGGGCGCTTCACCCTCGGGCTCGGCGCCAGCACGGCCCAGCTCACCGAGGGGCTCCATGACGTGCCCTTCGGCGCCCCCGCCAGGAGGATGCGCCAGGTGATCACGCAGGTGCGGGCGCTCCTCCGGGGCGAGCGCATCCCCCTGGGCAACGGCAACGGGGCTCGCGCGCTCAGGCTCAACCTGCCCCCGGCGCCCCGGGTGGCGATCCATGTCGGTGGACTCTCGCCGGAGACGATCCGGCTCACCGGCGAGCTGGCGGATGGCTGGCTGCGCTTCCTCTACCCTCGCTCGCGCCTCCGCCAG
The window above is part of the Candidatus Rokuibacteriota bacterium genome. Proteins encoded here:
- a CDS encoding uroporphyrinogen decarboxylase family protein — protein: MDQEQKSGYTPRERVVAAYKGGFADRVPAYPIAGVFAGCLDGLSIEEYCTDPVKATRAMLNFYDRYQPDIMIAFNDLAKEAEATGCHVKYSDYVVPSIDRHVLQDDKGRLARMEVPDPRRDGRIPAFLEQCAALSAARLPSALGSVNVGPCTIAMLMRNPELFCLDTIDDPPFVHDLMRFATELAKRVGDAVLETKIGLSYSDPTASCSLLGPDTYREFVKPYHTELVNYFRAKKVGTTLHICGTTHQIHADLMDAGFTAITIDLDQQADPALKVDQLDKLVTLGNQRGVVGIGNADVTIFERATRAEIEAEVRRCIDTVGRRSRFVLSTSCELPPRADPDCVQWFMDAARDYGRYERMLDR
- a CDS encoding LLM class flavin-dependent oxidoreductase, coding for MPLENRRGTIVHLATEAERLGYEACFLTETWAHDTTVLLGELAVRTRRIALGSGVLGIWGRSAGTLAMAAATLDDLSGGRFTLGLGASTAQLTEGLHDVPFGAPARRMRQVITQVRALLRGERIPLGNGNGARALRLNLPPAPRVAIHVGGLSPETIRLTGELADGWLRFLYPRSRLRQAVALLEEGAARSEAPRDLPRICPTMPTVVADDPAEARTGAAWFVAFYLTSMGPFYPQTISRLGFEKEVQAVVAANPARGSAIVPPEAERLLDELTVYGTPDQARARLARWQEAGAELPILLLSPNLSAAQIDFALRALR